One Natrinema marinum genomic window carries:
- a CDS encoding PadR family transcriptional regulator — protein MSDHDSRGLQAPARAAASPASYPTTDGRRAWIELTGFQRDCLEAVARRERDGVATTRSGIGESLERRYPRVSPTRLGPNLRALVGRELLARREPDERAVTYRLTGAGRALLLQRAERLAVLCDLRGSAGVGVAAARGDGDRDE, from the coding sequence ATGTCAGACCACGATTCGCGGGGCCTTCAAGCCCCCGCTCGAGCAGCCGCATCGCCCGCCAGCTACCCGACCACGGACGGCCGGCGCGCGTGGATCGAACTCACCGGCTTCCAACGGGACTGCCTTGAGGCCGTCGCCCGGCGCGAACGCGACGGGGTGGCCACCACCCGGTCGGGGATCGGGGAGAGCCTCGAGCGCCGGTATCCCCGCGTGAGTCCGACTCGCCTCGGGCCCAACCTGCGTGCGCTCGTCGGTCGCGAGCTGCTGGCGAGACGCGAGCCCGACGAGCGCGCAGTCACCTATCGCCTCACGGGTGCCGGGCGCGCGCTGTTGCTCCAGCGGGCCGAACGCCTCGCCGTCCTCTGTGATCTCCGGGGCAGCGCAGGTGTCGGAGTGGCGG